In the Desulfosporosinus acidiphilus SJ4 genome, GATCACGGGTTTACCTGGAGATACAGAAAATATTACAATGTTCGCACCGGGGTTAGATTTGAGTGGTGATACCAGCGATGGTTATGGTGTTATTCATATCACCGGTTTCCCGGATGGTAGTTCAGCAGATAAACAGGTAAATTTCGACTGCAATACCACAGACCTGATAACCGGTTCAGGGAGTGCAGCGGCTTTCGATTCGACTAGTATTACCTTGCCGACGTCTAGCGCTAATTACACGCTGACCTTAACTGAGACGCTCTATGTCAAAGATCATAGTACCGGAGTAATGGAACAAAAAGATTATCCATCACCGACGATAACGATTAATGTTCCTGTAGTTGGTGTTGCCAGCCCGGGCAATCTCACAATATCGTCTTATCACAATGGTGACACAAACAATTCGGGCATAGACGCCGGGGGATACCCAAACTTGGTAACTGGTAACCCGTTGAAATTCAATTATGGCGACACAATGTTGGCTGATCTTGTAATCCCGGTCCCAGCGCCACCAGCCGGATGGCAATATTATTCATCAGTTTTAAGCGGGTTCATAACATATCCAGTAAATACGCCAAAGCCGACCGGCACAGCGCAAATTGGGGAGCCACTGACGATTGCTTCAACAAAAACAGCGACCTTTTCAAAGAGTACGAGGGCTGGAAGTCAAGAAAATGGGGCATCGGTGAACGACAGTATTGCCAGTTTTCCTGTAGAATGGCCTACGTGGAGGCCACCGATTGGACTGCCAGGGTACGATTGGGACTCAACATTAACAGCGACATGGACGCAAACCGTTACCTATGTACACCATATTAATACACCTGTGGGGGGGTTCTCACAGTATAGAACTTATACTCATAGTGATAGCACCCCATCACAGGAGTTACAGAGAACAGGTACGGATATTTACTATATTCCCGCAGCGAGGGAGCCGTGGATGAGATAAAGAAAGGGTTGATTTGCGAAATGAAAAAATCAATAATGCTTCTTGTTTGTTCTGTTTTAATTTTGTTTTCGGGCGTTTCAACAGCCCAAGCATTTGATGATAGTCAGCATAATCTTGTTGGCGGAGTTGATGCTGCTTATCAAGTGGTCACTCCTGGTCACTCTTACACATTGGGTTACAAACTTTATGGAGTTGATTTGACGAGTGCCTGCAAATTTAAACTAGGAGAAAATCCCGAAACAACCCTATAAAATAAAGATCACCCAACAACAAATGGAATTATATGGACTTCGCAACCTCCAAAAAATGCAAATTGTGGTGTCTCTACCTATGGCAGCTTATCTGGTAATGTTTTTGTAATGCGCCCATTATCAGAAATCCCATTAGATTGTCGAAATGAGGAAGATATAACTGGTTTAATACCGTATAATTTTTCATCTGTGAAACCTTTATCTGTACATGTTCCGACACGAACTACTTTAACTGGAGTTAGCGGTGGTGGGGATTTAATTCGTTTTAGAATCCCTGGGAATGGACACACCCCAATACCGGCAAAAGTGAACATAAAAATAATAATTTTGGGGGCTATTGGCATAGCACTGGTGTTCGGTGCTGCTGTTTTTGCGATTAAGAGTAAACAGAGGAGGTCACACAATGATTAAATTTATCCGTTGACCTAGAAAGCCTTATACTTTGCGAAAGTCCTATACTTTATAGCTTTATTCATTAATTAATTCATTAAATGTCATGAACAATCTCAGCCATACTCTCGCAAGGCTTTCACGGATTTACTAATGAGGTTAAAAACGCTGTTTTTTCATGACTGATTGACGCTTTGAATCATCATTTGAAATGATTAATAAATGTGTATTTATACCTAGCCTATCATTGCACGAATGAAAGTAGTTTTGATTTGTATGGACATAACGCGAATCAAAACTATTTTCAACGACTAAACATTCACTGCCACAACGGTTTCAGGCGTTTTAAAGTGCGCGAAGTATAGCACTTCGAAATAGGTGAGAGGCTCCTGAAAATGTCTACAATCTAGACTCATATTTTATTTCGTTTAATATTTAATTACCTATATATAAGCTATTAAATATTGAATGTTTATACGATATGGATAAGCTATTAATTTTTACTAAAAACACTCTATAACAACCTATCCTCACTGGGGGAAAATGACATATCATTTTCGCTCAATTTCAAGGATAATGTTTGATTAAATATCAAGGGGAGCTGTACGATGACACAAAAAAACAGAGTTATATCAGACCGAAATATGGAAGTTGAAATTATGGGAGATATACTCGAAATCAGGATTAATCTTGCACGATCAATCGGTATGACCAGGAGCGAAAAAAATTTTTTGCTCGCCTCGTCCAAAGGTACTCTTCAGATTGGTCGTGATCGCGAGGAGAAGATGGTTCTTACAGTCTATCGACCGAAGCCGGCATAGGATTAATCGGATAGCTATTGAGAAATGAGGGCTGATATTGCAGGCGAAAAACATTGATGCAGAAATTCAGGGAAGTTTTTTAACAATACGAATAGATTTAACAAAATCCTTCGGCGAAACAAAAAGCGGAAAATATGTTCTAATAGCTACAACAGACGGAATTAAACCAGTGGGAGATGGGCGCACTGAAAAAATGACGATAACTGTATATCGCCCTAAGCCTTGAGTCAGCTCTCAAAGAGGAGTGGTTCGCATAAAAATAGTAATAGATCGTTCCTATGCTAATTTCAGCCTTTCCGAGGAAGCCTGGACCGCCTACGGGAAGGAAAGACCTAAAGACTTAAACAGTATTGTCTTCCGATCCGATCCCGACCTGATTCGTGTGGTCGAGCAACTTGGGGAAAGGGCAAACGGTCAGTCACAGTTCGGTCCGAAAAACAAATTAGAAATTGTAGAAGTCCCAGATGAGATTCCGGTTCGCATTGAATCTTATGATGGGAATGAGTGGGTGGCTGAGGAACATAGGGTTTGGGGGAAGGACGAAAAGATATAGAGCACCAAAAAACTCACCTATTTAAAAGGTGAGTTTTTAATCTGATTCTTGACTGAACCTGACTGACTCTTGACTGAATGCTACCGAATACTTAGCGATATTTACGGGTTTTTATTAGGTATTTTGCTCAACCCCCGTTATAATTGAAACCCGCTAATCCGCTTGTAGAGTGGCTTGTATCAATGCTTTCAGGGTTTTAACCCAAAAGTTTTTGGACATAAAAATGGTGCGGTCGAGAGGACTTGAACCTCCATGCCCTTGCGAGCACTAGAACCTGAATCTAGCGCGTCTGCCAGTTCCTGTCCAAATCTCTGAACGCTTACATACATAAGGATTATAGAGTTTTTAAATAACTGAAAAATCTAGTGGGGAACTAATTACCTGTAATTGTTTGCTATTTTAGCACATAACTTGTCATAAATAAACTATGTATAAAAAGAATAACAAAAATAAAAATTTTATACGTTTAGAAAATCCCGCAAACTTGCTTATAGCAATACTTTCACTAATTATCCCTAGTGTGCTTAATATGGATAGTATTATCTCAAACAATAAATCAAAATATTGTCCTACTTGTGCTAAGGAAATTAAATTAGAAAATGATAGGAAAATCCAAAAAGAAAGATATTATAGTAATAAATTCTCGCAAATAGAAAACGCTTAAAAGTCACATATATCAATACTTTTAAAGAATAGATGTAATTTTGTATATATGAATATAATAACAAATTAAAATATTGTCCAACTTGTGCAAAAGAAATTGAGAAAAGTAACTGGGTGGAAAGAAAAAGGAGACAAAGAAATAAAAATGTCACGAAATAGAAACGCCCTGAAATTCAATTATAGAAAGGGTTTGACGATATATAAAACAAAACGTATTAATAATGGTAAAGAAATAACATAGTATTATCAATGCTTCCAGATTACATTGTACTTTGTTTCTCAATGGTCACTTAGGGAAAGAAATATCAAATGTTAAGAAAGCAGTGAAGTTTTAGAAGACCCTTATACACCAACCCTTTCAGGATTCATCAAAATCAAGAACATAGCAATATTAGTATTTGTACTTTATTTCTTAATGTCCTATAAGGGAAGAAATAAAATTTAATCGCGTTTTAATCAAAATTATCAAAATTAGTGTAAATCATAAAAATCACACCCTTCAATCCCTTATGTGGCAATGGTTTCAGAAATTAGTTAAATTGCTGTATATGGGTATATAAGCATTTTTCACGTAATTAGTTAAAGCGGATTCTACAGTCCTACTCGCACAACGGTTTCAGGGCTGTCTATCTTCCTTGTATATGGTATATAAACAAATTCAAAATATTTGCTTATTATGATACTAATAGTAGCCAATCAAATAATATAATCAAATTAAATAATCATTCTAATTATGAATACTAATAGTTGTCTACCAAATAATATTTACATTTAAAATTACCAATGGCTGGTAAAGTGATAAGTATATTATATTAGTGTTTTTGTACATAAAAAGCGAGAAAATAGAAAACGTCTAAAACTGGCTTGTGACAAGGGTTTGATAATACATAAAACAAAACGTATTAATAATGGTAAAGAAATGACAAATGTGAAGTTTTAGAAAAACCTCTTAACCCATATCCAACAATCATTTCAAGGTTTGTTACAGCCATTCTAATATGGATATAGTTAAAAATCGTGGAAGGAAAACAGAAATCCTCTGTATCCCCACAGATACAAGCGATTCCAGTCACGCTCTAGCCGTTGTAATGTGGATAGTATTTTAATAAAAAGTAAAAAAAATAAAAATGTTCGAAAATAGAAAACGCCTGTAACTACACTCCTGTAATACTTACAGAGGACACATGTATTTTCTTAACTTATGATATATAGTATTATTTTTTTTATTTAACTTCTTAATTAACTTTTTAACTCGATTATCCTCCACCTTCAGCAAGTGGATTATAATACATTACTAGTTGAAAAATTTAAGTCATTTTATTCCGTTGCGTCTCGTTGGGTAGCTAGACCTGACTCCTCCAAAACAAAGGAAAGACGATAAGCATAGTGAGTATTCTATGCAAAGGTGCGACCTAGTTGTTGCACCTTCTTCTTTATGTTTAAATATCAATTCTAAGTTTCAAAACACCATCAATTGATGGTAAATTTATACCTATCTTTCTTAGTTGGTATAATTCTATACCCATGATAAAAAAGTATAGAAAAATCAATTTAAATGACCTTCTAAGGCGTTACAAAATGATACCCCTTACAATTACCCTACTTAACATTTTAAACTCAATACAGCCGATTTAAAATGAAATATTGATTTTTACCATACCCGCAAACCCTTGATATAAGCCATTTTTAAAAATGCCATTTTTTCATCATTAAGGGGATTCCACCCCTCTTTTGATGAATTAAATATATCCCAAAAAACGAATGGAGGTGAAACAAATGACAAGTAAAATTGTAAGATTTATAACTATTAATTTTTCATTAAATCCAAAATATTACATTGTAAAATATGGTTTGGAAGATATTGCTAAAACAATTGAAGATTTCAGAAACGATTTAAACAAAAGGAGATGAAACAAATGAGATTAATTAGATTTATGAGACATCCAATAAAAAATGCATTAATAGCAATTCAAGTAGTTGGTTCTATATTGCAGGAATACCCAAAACAAACCTTAATCTTTATTATAGTTTATTGCCTAGTATATTACTTAAACTATTAAAACGGAGGTGTGACAACAAATGCCAACAGATACACTAAAAACATTTTACATAAAATCAATGCGACTTGCAGGTTTCTTAATGCAAAGGGGCTTTGTCCTCCATAGCGTGATACCTGATAGATTTGATACTGCTATGCCCAAACGCAATGTATTTACATTTACTAACTGTCCAGAGTTAATTGATGCTATAGACGATTATAAACAAATGAGAGGAAGTGTATAAAAATGGAACAAACATTAAAACAAATAGAAATGCAATTACTCCGTATTGAAGCACAACAATTAAATTTCCACCTTCAGATGATGAATATGATCAAATTGATCAATCAAAATTTAGCCAAAATCAAAAAGTAATCCTTTGCTAGAGATAGCAATTTTTTTATGCCTATTTTTTATTTAACTTTTTAAAATCTGAAATGAGGTGGTGAAATGGACTTAAATGCAGAGCTAATAAATCAAGTTTTGGGGCAAGGAATATTCGCAGTTTTATTTGTTTGGTTGCTTATGTCTGAAAGAAAATCTAGTCAAGCAAGAGAAGATAAGTTGATGCTCCAACTAGAAAAATCTAATGATGTTTATACGAACGTCATTGAAGCGGTAGATGCCCTTAAAGATACTATTATGAAACAAAAATAAAGGAGAGATAACGAATGGAATTTACACCTGAACAACAAGCCCATATTGATGGATTACTTACTGAGCATAAGGAAAAATGGGAAACTGAAATCCTTGCACCTTTACAAACAGAACTAGCAGGATTAAAGCCAGTTGCCAAAACAGATAAGGAAAAAGAGATTGAAGCCAAGGAACAAGAACTATGGAATAAAGAAAAATCTTTACATATCAAGGAAAAAGGTCTTAGTGATTTTGCTGAATTCTTTAATGCTAATACCATTGAAGATTTAGATATTCAAGCGGAAAAACTTAATAAAATCCTAGAAGCCAAAAAACTTAATAATGCTTATGTTCCTAGCGGTCATAAAACTGCTGATGCTTATGCACAGGCAGAAAAATCAGGTGATACTCAAACTATGATAGGCAGTAAACTGTCTAAATTATTCTCTTAATTTATAACTAATATTAAATAAAAGAAAGAAGGAATTTTATAATGATTACAACTGCTAATTTTACCTCTTTGGAAAATATTAACCTTGCTAAAGAAATAAGTTTGGTAAGTCCGCTAGATACTCCTTTCAGCACCATGCTTTTAGGTGGAGGTAAATTCGATACCACTACTTCAAAGATTGATACTTGGAGAACAAAATCCCTTGATAATACTGCTGATATTTCTCAGGTTGAAGGTTCAGAAACTTCTGTATTCCAAGCAAGCGCAAGAGCAGAAATGTCAAATGTTTGTGAAATTTTTAAAAAGGCAGTTTCTGTTTCTGGAACTGCATCCGCTTCAGGTATCACAGGCGTTCCTAACTCATTCGCTGAGGAAATCAACGACCGCTTAATCGAAATGAAAGTTTCGATGGAGAAACAACTTATCAATGGAGTTAAAAATGATGGTTCTGCCACTCCTTTTATTCGCAGAATGGGTGGATTATTTTCCTTTGCATTGGCTGAACAATCTATTTCTAATGCTACTGCTGGAACTCTTGCAGAAGCAGACGTAAAAGACACTGTAAAAGCACTTTGGACAGCAGGAATGGCTACAGGTCAATATATTGGCATGGTTAATGCTGACCTCAAAGAGCGTATTGATGCTTTATATGATGGAAAATACAGCTATATTGCACAAGAAAATTTGTTTGGGCTTGTAGTTTCTAGCATTGCTACTAATTATGGCACAATCAAACTCTTACTTAATCGTCATATGCCAGTTGATAAAATGGTTGTATTTGACCCTGCATATCTTAAAATTGCTTATCTTCGTCAACCTCAATTTGAGATGTTAGCAAAGACAGGTGACTACACTCAAGGTCAAGTAATTGCTGAATTGACTTTGAAAGTTATGAATCCTAAAGCAATCTCAGTTTTAACTTTTGCCTAAAAGGTCAGAGTTGGTCAGGAGAGGGTGAAATATCCCTCTCTATATTTTTATTTAACTTTTTAACAATTTGAAAAATGAAGGATGTTTTTAAAATGCTGATGACAGAGGAATTAACGGAGCGACAATATTATACATTTACAAGGAAAATCAAAAAAATTAAACTTCGACAAATTGCTGAGGTACTTGGATGTAGTGTGCCACTTCTCTCAATGTGGGAGACAGGCAGGACAGACATAAACGATTATTACGTCAAAAATTACAAGCAATTTATTGATAACAAATAACCTATAAACAAATGAAAGGGGTTGTATTAATGTTTGTGGTCGATAAGGGCAACAACGATTGCCTTCTTGATTCTGTAAAAGAGAGGGAGGGTGACATTGTGATTTAACCATAGCATGGTTAAATTTTACGGTACATTATCAATAGACAAACAACATATTGAAAATGAAATCCAAAATAAAGGAGAGATTTCCGCAATGGTGTTCTGACAATGAGGACTATGAGTTGATGCTAACGGATGATATAGATAGTTTGGTTAGTTGCGCTTTACTTAAAAAAATTAAAGGTTATGAGACAAATTACTATTATGATTTTCAAACTATTTATGAGCTTAAAGAATCAGATGTTCCTGCAATTGCAGTTGATTGTGATTTGGTTAATGGAAGATGTTGGAGTAATCATGTAACAATGTTGTCCGCTAAGGACAGTGTCAATAAAAAGAGTGCCAACTTAAACAATATCGGAAAAATATCAAGAGATAATTACTTTCAAAAGTTTTGTGGTAGCACAGCAATTCAGATATGGAGTTTCTATGATATTCCTCTACCAGAGACAGAAGAAGGTAAGATGGCTTTACTTTGTTTAGATGTTGGATTTAAGGGACACTACGATTCAAGATTCATTGAGATACATTCGAAATATCTCAAGGCACTTGGATTCCCTGAATTAATTGAGGTGCTAGAACGGCACACTTCAACCGAATTCTATGATCTGATTAGGAAATATAATATGGCAAGCAAAATAAAACTTAATAAAAATGGTATGCTCACCACTGACATAGACATTGCAAATTTGCAGTGTCTTTTTAGTTTGGATTTATCTCGCCCTGATAAACCATTCTACATAAGAAGAGAATTTACAAGAGATTGGCCTACATGTTTAGTCAACTATAAGACATATACAAAGGATGATTTTCCTGAGATGTTTAGTGTGGCTCTAATTAACAGAAATAAGGTTTGTTTTACAAAAATTAAATAGAGTTTTGAAAGGACTGGGTAAAATACTCAGTCCTAATATTACCAAAAATGTTCGAACAATTATTCTCAAATTAATTGTAATGTTCGGAATTATCATTGACCTTAAAGAAAAACAAGAGTAGAATTTTGAAGCGAAGGAAATGAATATTCAAACAAATGAAAGGAAATGCTAATGAGAGTTTCAGATGTGGTTACTATAAAAAAGGTTAAATCTTGGATGCCAGGCGATGTAATAACAATAAAAGCAGGTACAGGAGTAGGTAAATCATATTTTATAAAAAACAATCTATACGCCTTAGCCAAAAAAGAGGGCAGTAAAATTCTTTTATTAGTAAATAGAATTAATTGTAAAGATCAATTTGTAGATGAAATTGGTAAGGCAAAAAAGACGGATATTATTGATATTAAAACCTATCAATATATCGAAAATAAAGAAGCCAATAAAAATTATTTTGATTTCAGTGAATATGATTATATTGTTTGTGATGAGTTTCATTATTTCATGAGTGATGCGGCATTTAATATCAATACCGATTTATCTTTAAATGCAATTCTTGCCCAAACTTTCCCAGTTAAAATATTTATGAGTGCTACGGGCGATTACATGAAAAATTATATAACTGGAGTTAGAAAAATAGAAACGATTGATTATGAAGTCCCTATTACATACGATTTTATTAAAAGTTTAACCTTCTTTAATAAAGATGAAACACTAGAAGCATTCATAGAAGAAGCAATAGCAAAGAATCATAAGGCCATTTTCTTCATCCAATCAGCCACAAAAGCATATGATTTGTACAAAAAATACAAAAAGCATTGTTTATTCAATTGTGGTAAAAGTGATAAACATTACAAATATGTGGATAAAGAAAAAATCAAAGAAATGCTAAAGAAGGAAAGATTTGAAGATCAAATTTTAATCACTACTACCTGCATGGATACAGGGGTTAATATAAATGACATTGACCTGTATCATATTGTTTGTGATGTTAAAGATATCGGCGTTTTAGTTCAGTGTATAGGCAGAAAACGCCTAGAAAATAAAGATGATAAAATTTATTTGTACGTTAAAACTATTAATAATCAATCATTAGGGGGCATGGAAACCCAATTAAAGAGAAAAGTTAATATGGCTGATTATTTGCGAGAACATACCGTAAAAGAATATCTTGAGGAATACAAAAGACAATATGATACCAGTAACATTGTCTATAATGACACGGTAAAAGAAGATAATAAATCAACACTAAAAGTAAATGAATTAATGTTCTTTAAGGTTAAAACAGATTTGGCTGAATTAAGTTTCATGAAAACTTATGGTGATTTTGGTTATTGTAAATATCTTGCGAGTAAATTTGGATTCCGAGATGATAACGGATATTATAATTATCGGACTATTGAAGAAGATTATCAAAAAGATAAGATTGTTAATTTTATGGCAAAGGTTGTTGGCAAAAAATTAACAAAAGAAGAACAAAATGAATTGATTGATATAGTTGATTTAAGAGATTCTAGGAATAGACAACAAAAATCAATAGGACAATTAAACGAGTATTTTAAAGCAAATAATATAAAATATTTTATTATATCTAAAAAAAGTGGTCCAAAAAGATATTGGGAAGTAAAAGAAGATAATGCGCAAAACAAAATGGGACAAAATTTGGAATAACCTCTATTATAGGTTTATCCATAAATTGTCCCAACTAATTATTATATCATATTGCAAATATAATTCAAGAGTATTTAATTAAAAATAAATATAAAAAGTATTTGGCAGTTGCCCACGGTGGGCAAATGCGAGGTAATAATTTTGATATTTGCTTGGGTTTTGCGACCTTGGGGCGCGAAACCATAGCAAATTCAAATTATTGCCCAA is a window encoding:
- a CDS encoding helicase-related protein produces the protein MLMRVSDVVTIKKVKSWMPGDVITIKAGTGVGKSYFIKNNLYALAKKEGSKILLLVNRINCKDQFVDEIGKAKKTDIIDIKTYQYIENKEANKNYFDFSEYDYIVCDEFHYFMSDAAFNINTDLSLNAILAQTFPVKIFMSATGDYMKNYITGVRKIETIDYEVPITYDFIKSLTFFNKDETLEAFIEEAIAKNHKAIFFIQSATKAYDLYKKYKKHCLFNCGKSDKHYKYVDKEKIKEMLKKERFEDQILITTTCMDTGVNINDIDLYHIVCDVKDIGVLVQCIGRKRLENKDDKIYLYVKTINNQSLGGMETQLKRKVNMADYLREHTVKEYLEEYKRQYDTSNIVYNDTVKEDNKSTLKVNELMFFKVKTDLAELSFMKTYGDFGYCKYLASKFGFRDDNGYYNYRTIEEDYQKDKIVNFMAKVVGKKLTKEEQNELIDIVDLRDSRNRQQKSIGQLNEYFKANNIKYFIISKKSGPKRYWEVKEDNAQNKMGQNLE
- a CDS encoding DUF5659 domain-containing protein produces the protein MPTDTLKTFYIKSMRLAGFLMQRGFVLHSVIPDRFDTAMPKRNVFTFTNCPELIDAIDDYKQMRGSV
- a CDS encoding BhlA/UviB family holin-like peptide, which translates into the protein MDLNAELINQVLGQGIFAVLFVWLLMSERKSSQAREDKLMLQLEKSNDVYTNVIEAVDALKDTIMKQK
- a CDS encoding DUF5309 domain-containing protein; translation: MITTANFTSLENINLAKEISLVSPLDTPFSTMLLGGGKFDTTTSKIDTWRTKSLDNTADISQVEGSETSVFQASARAEMSNVCEIFKKAVSVSGTASASGITGVPNSFAEEINDRLIEMKVSMEKQLINGVKNDGSATPFIRRMGGLFSFALAEQSISNATAGTLAEADVKDTVKALWTAGMATGQYIGMVNADLKERIDALYDGKYSYIAQENLFGLVVSSIATNYGTIKLLLNRHMPVDKMVVFDPAYLKIAYLRQPQFEMLAKTGDYTQGQVIAELTLKVMNPKAISVLTFA